In a genomic window of Flavobacterium crassostreae:
- a CDS encoding type I restriction-modification system subunit M produces the protein MAKIDTSTFEQKLFKSADKLRKNIDAAEYKHVVLGLIFLKYISESFGELYEKLQADQYSDPEDRDEYLAKNTFFVPKEARWSHIHANAKLPTIGQTIDEAMQAIENENKELKNVLPQVYGRANLDKTSLGELIDLISNTELEAENLKSKDLFGRVYEYFLGEFANAEGKKGGQFYTPKSIVKLMVEMIEPYKGRVYDPASGSGGMFVMSEKFVTEHSGNIQDITVYGQESNQTTWKLSKMNLAIRNINSKFVAWNTEGTFLKDAHPDLKADFILANPPFNQSEWGMDILQEDGRWKYGTPPSGNANYGWMQHMLYHLAPRGVMATVLSNGSLSSNTSGEGEIRKNLIENDLVECIVALPKQLFYNTGIPACIWFLRREKANHSREVLFIDASELGFMKDRVHRDLAHEDMDLITTTYHNWRKSENYHNIKGFCKSATIAEIEKHNHVLTPGRYVGIEAVADDGIPFETKMEALTTTLKEQMDKEVALNNEIATQLAKIGLSL, from the coding sequence GCAGATAAACTGCGTAAAAATATTGATGCTGCCGAATACAAACATGTAGTTTTAGGTTTAATTTTCTTAAAATACATCTCTGAATCTTTTGGAGAATTATACGAAAAACTTCAAGCCGACCAATATTCAGACCCTGAAGACAGAGACGAATATCTAGCGAAAAATACATTTTTTGTGCCTAAAGAAGCACGTTGGAGCCACATTCACGCCAATGCGAAGCTTCCAACCATTGGGCAAACCATTGACGAAGCCATGCAAGCCATTGAGAACGAAAATAAAGAACTAAAAAACGTACTCCCTCAAGTTTACGGTAGAGCCAATCTCGACAAAACATCCTTAGGGGAATTGATTGATTTGATTTCGAACACCGAGCTTGAAGCCGAAAACCTAAAATCGAAAGACCTTTTTGGGAGAGTGTACGAATACTTTTTGGGAGAGTTTGCCAATGCCGAAGGTAAAAAAGGCGGACAATTCTATACCCCAAAATCAATTGTGAAATTGATGGTCGAAATGATCGAACCCTACAAAGGCCGTGTCTATGACCCTGCAAGCGGTAGCGGTGGTATGTTTGTTATGAGCGAAAAGTTTGTTACAGAACACAGCGGAAACATCCAAGACATTACCGTTTATGGACAAGAAAGTAACCAAACTACTTGGAAACTGTCTAAAATGAATCTTGCCATTCGCAACATCAACTCCAAATTTGTGGCGTGGAATACCGAAGGTACATTCCTGAAAGATGCCCACCCCGACTTAAAAGCCGATTTCATATTAGCCAACCCACCTTTTAACCAAAGCGAATGGGGAATGGATATTTTGCAAGAAGACGGTCGCTGGAAATACGGCACACCACCAAGCGGAAACGCCAATTACGGCTGGATGCAGCACATGTTGTACCACCTTGCACCACGAGGCGTTATGGCAACGGTTTTATCTAACGGTTCGTTGAGTTCTAATACCTCTGGCGAAGGCGAAATTCGTAAAAACTTAATAGAAAACGATTTAGTAGAATGTATTGTAGCCTTACCGAAACAATTGTTTTACAACACCGGTATTCCCGCATGTATTTGGTTTTTACGCAGAGAAAAAGCCAACCACAGCCGTGAAGTACTGTTTATTGACGCTAGTGAACTAGGTTTTATGAAAGACCGAGTACACCGTGATTTGGCTCATGAAGACATGGACTTAATTACAACTACGTATCACAATTGGCGTAAAAGTGAAAACTACCACAACATCAAAGGTTTTTGCAAATCTGCAACTATTGCCGAAATAGAAAAACACAACCATGTTTTAACACCAGGGCGTTATGTAGGCATTGAAGCCGTAGCAGACGACGGAATCCCTTTTGAAACCAAAATGGAAGCATTGACTACTACCTTAAAAGAACAAATGGACAAAGAAGTAGCACTGAATAACGAAATAGCTACACAATTAGCTAAAATTGGATTATCGTTATGA
- a CDS encoding virulence RhuM family protein, whose product MKDKSIIRSSSAEYLTFIAATGQGGVEAVYADENIWLSQKMMGALYNVNVRTINDHLQKIFNDSELQKDSVVRNFRITATDGKNYNTQHYNLSAIIAVGYKVNSERAIQFRKWATTIVQEFTIKGFAMDDERLKNDGTILGKKYFEEQLQRIREIRLSERKFYQKITDIYATAIDYDLNAISTKRFFATVQNKLHWAIHGKTAAEVIVDRANHQNENMGLTTWKDAPKGKIQKFDVSVAKNYLSESEMQQLQRLVSAYLDIAEDMAIRQIPLTMEDWESKLNKFIEATDREILQNTGKVTAEIAKAHAETEFEKYRIIQDRLFESDFDKAIKRLQDNE is encoded by the coding sequence ATGAAAGATAAATCTATAATTCGTTCTTCATCGGCAGAATATCTAACATTTATTGCCGCAACTGGCCAAGGTGGTGTAGAGGCAGTTTATGCAGATGAGAATATTTGGCTTTCCCAAAAAATGATGGGAGCGTTATATAATGTAAATGTAAGAACCATTAACGATCATCTTCAAAAAATATTTAACGACAGTGAATTGCAAAAAGATTCAGTTGTCCGAAATTTTCGGATAACTGCCACAGACGGTAAAAACTATAACACACAGCACTATAATCTCTCTGCAATTATTGCAGTGGGTTACAAAGTAAATTCAGAACGAGCCATACAATTCCGAAAATGGGCAACAACAATCGTACAAGAGTTTACCATAAAAGGGTTTGCCATGGACGACGAGCGGTTGAAAAACGATGGCACTATCTTGGGTAAAAAATATTTTGAAGAGCAATTGCAACGCATCAGAGAAATACGGTTGAGTGAACGAAAATTTTATCAAAAAATAACCGACATATATGCAACTGCCATAGATTATGATTTGAATGCAATAAGTACCAAACGTTTTTTTGCAACGGTTCAAAACAAACTACATTGGGCAATACACGGTAAAACCGCAGCCGAAGTTATTGTAGATAGAGCTAACCACCAAAACGAAAACATGGGATTAACCACATGGAAAGATGCTCCAAAAGGTAAAATTCAAAAATTTGATGTAAGTGTTGCTAAAAATTATTTATCAGAAAGCGAAATGCAACAATTACAACGTTTAGTGTCTGCTTATCTTGATATTGCTGAAGATATGGCAATTAGACAAATACCCCTAACTATGGAAGATTGGGAAAGTAAATTGAATAAATTTATTGAAGCTACCGATAGAGAAATATTGCAAAACACAGGCAAAGTAACCGCAGAAATTGCAAAAGCGCATGCCGAAACCGAATTTGAAAAATACAGAATAATTCAAGACCGATTATTCGAAAGTGATTTTGATAAGGCAATAAAACGATTACAAGACAATGAATAA
- a CDS encoding type I restriction endonuclease subunit R, with the protein MNNLTENHIEQALIGQLQQQGYTYFYGPDIAPYSNNPQRENFASVVLENHFKDCLKKLNPNVPESARVEAFQKVINLGTEDIMENNERFHNHLTNGVTVEYTKGENTIGIPVTLLDTENIENNSFWVVNQLVVKENNTEKRFDVVLYINGLPLVFIELKNAADEKATVLKAFQQIQTYKKAVPSVFYYNALCIISDGIDAKASSVSAPFSRYLPWKAPKHNDSEVKTELQILTQYMLDKKTLVELIRYCTVFESDEIKDQKTELIFQTKVKKVAAYHQYYAVQKAVAQTIRATHSTDGDRKAGVVWHTQGSGKSLTMVFYSGQIITHPLMENPTIVMLTDRNDLDDQLFGTFGNCVGLLRQKPIQAQNREHIKELLKVSGGGVIFTTIQKFSPETGNVYDTLSERTNIVVVADEAHRSQYGFAGKEVETEKGMETRYGNAKYLRDALPNASYIGFTGTPIEKEDKSTPAVFGDYIDVYDIKQAVDDGATVPISYESRLIKIKLDDATTATIDAEINAIADATEEQLEKAKQKVATIDAVVGHPDRLKDIAKDIVTHFEKRQEVFEGKAMIVCMTRTICAKLYQEIITLKPDWHNTDQDKGKIKVVMTSTSDDVALLQPHHTTKKQRKDLATRMKDPSDELKLVIVRDMWLTGFDAPSLNTMYVDKKMQGANLMQAIARVNRVYKDKPGGLIVDYIGIGQDLRNAMAIYLQSGGEGTPIFDIKEAIAGMKEKFEVVEQMFNGYDFKVYFKSETAQKLQVLLGAQNFILSSEKLKERFLKEVTLLSRLFAMSIPSPDADRIKNGVAFFQAVKSRINKFSSNGVKSDYEVETAIKQIVDEALSSDGVIDIFEAAGIKAPSVGILSDEFLLEVKNMQQKNVAFELLKKLLSDEVKVRKTKNLVQGKKFSEMLESVVKRYHNNQIDSAQVLAELSDIAKEMQLEDKKSDDLGLTAAEYAFYSVLKDNDSTSFLEDDKMKDLIHTIVDVIRKNATVDWSKRDDVRAQLRLTVKKILMRYGYPPDVAKMEADRVIAQSESLADVFSRQ; encoded by the coding sequence ATGAATAATTTAACCGAAAACCACATAGAACAAGCACTAATTGGGCAATTGCAACAGCAAGGCTACACCTATTTTTATGGTCCTGATATCGCACCTTACAGCAACAATCCCCAAAGAGAAAACTTTGCTTCGGTTGTTTTAGAGAATCATTTTAAGGATTGTTTGAAAAAACTAAATCCTAACGTACCTGAGTCGGCTCGAGTGGAAGCATTTCAAAAAGTCATAAACTTGGGTACCGAAGATATTATGGAAAACAACGAACGTTTCCATAACCATCTAACCAATGGCGTTACAGTAGAATATACAAAAGGCGAAAATACTATTGGTATTCCGGTTACATTATTAGATACTGAAAATATAGAGAATAATAGTTTTTGGGTTGTCAATCAATTAGTAGTCAAAGAAAACAACACCGAAAAACGGTTTGATGTTGTACTATATATCAACGGTTTACCCTTAGTTTTTATAGAATTAAAAAATGCTGCCGATGAAAAAGCAACAGTACTAAAAGCATTTCAACAAATACAAACCTATAAAAAAGCGGTTCCTAGTGTTTTTTATTACAATGCACTTTGTATCATTTCTGATGGTATCGATGCCAAAGCATCAAGCGTCTCTGCTCCTTTTTCCAGATATTTACCTTGGAAAGCGCCTAAGCATAATGACAGCGAAGTAAAAACCGAGTTGCAAATTCTAACGCAATATATGTTAGATAAAAAAACGTTGGTAGAACTCATTCGCTACTGTACTGTTTTTGAATCGGACGAAATAAAAGACCAGAAAACAGAATTAATTTTTCAAACAAAAGTTAAAAAAGTAGCGGCTTATCATCAATATTACGCAGTGCAAAAAGCCGTAGCACAAACCATACGAGCGACACACAGTACAGATGGCGACAGAAAAGCAGGTGTAGTTTGGCACACACAAGGAAGTGGAAAGTCATTAACAATGGTTTTTTATAGCGGACAAATTATTACGCATCCACTAATGGAAAACCCAACCATTGTAATGCTTACAGACCGCAACGATTTAGACGACCAATTGTTTGGCACCTTTGGTAATTGCGTGGGTTTACTGCGTCAAAAACCCATTCAAGCCCAAAATAGAGAACACATTAAGGAACTATTAAAGGTTTCGGGTGGTGGCGTAATCTTCACTACTATTCAAAAATTCTCTCCAGAAACAGGTAATGTTTACGATACTTTATCCGAACGAACTAACATAGTTGTAGTTGCTGACGAAGCGCACCGCAGTCAATATGGTTTTGCAGGAAAAGAAGTTGAGACCGAAAAAGGTATGGAAACCCGCTATGGCAATGCAAAGTATTTGCGTGACGCCTTGCCTAATGCTTCTTACATAGGGTTTACGGGAACGCCAATAGAAAAAGAAGATAAATCAACACCAGCAGTTTTTGGGGATTATATTGATGTTTATGACATCAAGCAAGCCGTTGACGATGGAGCAACAGTGCCTATTAGTTATGAATCCCGTTTAATAAAAATTAAACTAGACGATGCGACCACAGCAACCATCGATGCTGAAATTAATGCCATCGCTGATGCTACTGAGGAACAATTAGAAAAAGCCAAACAGAAAGTGGCTACTATTGATGCAGTTGTAGGGCATCCAGACCGTTTGAAGGATATTGCCAAAGACATCGTTACCCATTTTGAAAAACGTCAAGAAGTGTTTGAAGGAAAAGCGATGATCGTTTGTATGACAAGAACGATTTGCGCCAAGCTTTATCAAGAAATTATAACCTTAAAACCAGATTGGCATAATACCGATCAAGACAAGGGGAAAATAAAGGTTGTAATGACCAGCACTTCAGATGATGTTGCATTGTTACAACCACACCATACCACAAAAAAACAGCGTAAAGATTTAGCAACAAGGATGAAAGATCCTAGCGATGAACTAAAACTCGTTATTGTTAGGGATATGTGGCTTACTGGATTTGATGCACCAAGTTTGAATACGATGTATGTTGATAAAAAAATGCAAGGTGCTAATTTGATGCAAGCCATTGCAAGAGTAAACCGAGTTTATAAAGACAAACCAGGAGGATTGATTGTAGACTACATTGGTATTGGTCAAGATTTAAGAAATGCGATGGCAATTTATTTGCAAAGTGGCGGTGAAGGAACACCAATATTTGATATTAAGGAAGCTATTGCAGGGATGAAAGAGAAGTTTGAAGTGGTAGAGCAAATGTTTAATGGCTATGACTTTAAAGTGTATTTTAAATCAGAAACCGCTCAAAAGCTACAAGTATTATTAGGAGCTCAAAACTTTATTCTTTCGAGTGAAAAATTAAAAGAACGATTCTTAAAAGAAGTAACTTTGTTATCAAGACTATTTGCAATGTCTATCCCTAGTCCTGATGCTGACAGGATTAAAAATGGTGTAGCGTTTTTTCAAGCCGTAAAATCAAGAATAAATAAGTTTTCTAGTAATGGCGTGAAATCAGATTATGAAGTAGAAACCGCTATAAAACAAATCGTAGACGAGGCACTTTCAAGTGATGGCGTTATTGATATTTTTGAAGCTGCAGGAATCAAAGCGCCATCTGTTGGTATTCTATCCGATGAATTTTTGTTGGAAGTAAAAAACATGCAACAAAAAAATGTTGCGTTTGAACTACTCAAAAAATTATTAAGTGACGAAGTAAAAGTTCGCAAAACAAAAAATCTAGTTCAAGGAAAAAAGTTTTCTGAAATGCTAGAATCAGTTGTAAAGCGGTATCACAACAATCAGATAGACTCAGCACAAGTTTTAGCAGAGCTCTCAGATATTGCCAAAGAAATGCAATTAGAGGATAAAAAGTCAGATGATTTAGGTTTAACAGCTGCCGAATATGCTTTTTACAGTGTTTTAAAAGACAATGACTCTACATCTTTCTTAGAGGATGACAAAATGAAAGATTTGATTCATACTATAGTTGATGTAATCAGAAAAAATGCAACAGTAGATTGGAGTAAACGAGATGACGTAAGAGCGCAATTGCGATTAACAGTAAAGAAAATCTTAATGCGTTATGGTTATCCTCCAGACGTTGCTAAAATGGAAGCGGACAGAGTAATTGCTCAAAGCGAAAGCTTGGCAGATGTTTTTTCCAGACAATAA
- a CDS encoding restriction endonuclease subunit S — MSEVKNIPEGWVESSLSEIALVNPRESISKGSIATNIPMDCIDSFSKKIQRYYSKGFEGGTKFRNGDTLLARITPCLENGKTAFVDILYENEIGFGSTEYLVFREIKEKSDKHFIYYLSISPRFREIAIKAMSGTSGRQRVQTDMLINHKFYLPKYEEQKSIAAILTAFDDKIELLQAQNKTLEETAQTIFAEWFGKYQIEDELPDGWRVGKLSEIANLKSGFAFKAEDFIEESNYKAIKIKDLKGNGNISLTDVSAITEEITKLDRVQYFKLNEGDILLAMSGNTTGKIGVLPSSDNEIYLNQRVGKFFMKQNKYNSFLYNFLMSGSFEEKILAMGYGSAQPNINPSQIENIEIIYPDETKMIDYLNISNPIFEKVLKNNTQIQTLTKTRDELLPRLMSGAVRVNEFKK; from the coding sequence ATGAGTGAAGTGAAAAACATACCTGAGGGTTGGGTGGAATCATCCTTGAGTGAAATTGCCCTAGTAAATCCAAGAGAATCAATATCTAAAGGATCTATTGCAACAAATATTCCAATGGACTGTATAGATTCATTTTCAAAAAAGATTCAACGCTATTATTCAAAAGGATTTGAAGGCGGTACAAAATTTAGAAACGGTGATACTTTATTAGCAAGAATAACACCTTGTTTAGAAAATGGAAAGACCGCTTTTGTAGATATTCTTTACGAAAATGAAATTGGATTTGGATCAACTGAATATTTAGTTTTTAGAGAGATTAAAGAAAAAAGCGATAAGCATTTTATATATTATCTTTCTATTTCACCAAGATTTAGAGAAATTGCAATAAAAGCAATGAGTGGAACTTCTGGAAGACAGAGAGTTCAAACAGATATGCTAATAAATCACAAATTTTATCTTCCAAAATATGAAGAACAAAAATCCATAGCCGCAATCCTAACCGCTTTTGATGATAAAATTGAATTACTACAAGCCCAAAACAAAACCCTAGAAGAAACGGCACAAACTATTTTTGCTGAATGGTTTGGGAAATATCAAATTGAGGATGAATTGCCTGATGGTTGGAGAGTTGGGAAGTTATCAGAAATAGCAAATTTAAAATCTGGTTTTGCATTTAAAGCAGAAGATTTTATTGAAGAATCAAATTATAAAGCAATAAAAATTAAAGATTTAAAAGGAAATGGAAACATTAGTTTAACTGATGTTTCAGCAATTACCGAAGAGATTACAAAATTGGACAGAGTTCAATATTTCAAATTAAATGAAGGAGATATTTTGTTAGCAATGTCTGGAAATACTACAGGTAAGATTGGTGTTTTACCATCATCAGACAATGAAATTTATTTAAATCAGCGAGTTGGTAAATTTTTTATGAAGCAAAATAAATACAATAGCTTCTTGTATAATTTTTTAATGTCTGGTTCTTTTGAAGAGAAAATATTAGCTATGGGATACGGAAGTGCTCAACCAAATATCAATCCAAGTCAGATTGAAAATATTGAGATTATATATCCTGATGAGACCAAAATGATTGATTATTTAAATATTTCAAATCCAATTTTTGAAAAAGTATTAAAAAACAACACCCAAATCCAAACCCTCACCAAAACCCGTGATGAATTATTACCAAGATTAATGAGTGGAGCCGTGCGGGTAAATGAATTTAAAAAATAA
- a CDS encoding ATP-dependent DNA helicase, with protein MNSSAFYSLLQKKFPFIPTYNQDIFFQKIAIFLTDTSNDTIFVLKGYAGTGKTTVISTIVNNLLELHQKYVLLAPTGRAAKVIANYSEKPAFTIHKKIYFPKKSSTGGVSFILQANKHKNTIFIVDEASMISDSNSDSKLYENGSLLQDLITYVYSGTNCKMILLGDTAQLPPVNLDLSPALDIQSLGLHYNKEIAHIELDEVMRQEQDSGILYNATELRLVLNEAFITDFKFDVKRFKDIVRLTDGYDIQDAIHAAYGNYSIEDTAFIVRSNKRANQYNEQIRTKILDKESALATGDFLMVVKNNYFWLKDADEAGFIANGDIIEILEIFKIQELYGFKFASVKIRMIDYPNQKPLETVLLLDTISSESASMTYEESNRLYEEVMKDYESETTKYKKFQKVKANVYFNALQVKFSYAITCHKSQGGQWNTVFIEQPYLPNGIDRDYIRWLYTAMTRAKSKLYLIGFKEDSFLE; from the coding sequence ATGAATTCTTCTGCGTTTTATAGCCTTTTGCAAAAAAAATTTCCGTTTATTCCTACCTATAACCAGGATATTTTTTTTCAAAAAATCGCTATTTTTTTGACCGACACCTCCAACGACACCATTTTTGTGCTCAAAGGCTATGCTGGAACGGGCAAAACTACAGTTATTTCTACTATTGTAAACAACCTATTGGAGCTCCATCAAAAGTATGTTTTACTGGCACCTACAGGTCGTGCGGCCAAGGTGATTGCAAATTATTCCGAAAAACCAGCCTTTACGATTCATAAAAAAATCTATTTTCCAAAAAAATCCTCTACCGGAGGAGTCTCATTTATTTTACAAGCTAACAAGCACAAAAACACCATATTTATTGTAGATGAGGCTTCTATGATTTCGGATTCTAACTCGGATTCTAAATTATATGAAAATGGTTCTTTGTTACAGGATTTGATCACTTATGTGTATTCTGGCACCAATTGCAAAATGATTTTGCTGGGAGATACCGCACAACTTCCACCAGTAAATTTAGACCTTAGTCCTGCCTTAGACATCCAATCACTAGGGTTGCATTATAACAAAGAAATAGCACATATTGAGTTGGATGAAGTGATGCGTCAAGAACAAGATTCGGGCATATTATACAATGCTACAGAGCTGCGATTGGTGTTGAACGAGGCTTTTATAACAGATTTTAAATTTGATGTCAAGCGGTTTAAGGATATTGTGCGTTTGACCGATGGGTACGACATTCAGGATGCAATCCATGCTGCTTATGGCAACTACAGTATTGAAGACACTGCATTTATTGTGCGTTCTAACAAAAGAGCCAACCAATATAATGAACAAATTAGAACTAAAATTCTGGACAAAGAAAGTGCTCTTGCCACTGGAGATTTTTTGATGGTAGTCAAAAACAATTATTTTTGGCTCAAAGATGCAGACGAAGCTGGTTTTATTGCCAATGGCGATATTATTGAAATACTCGAAATATTTAAAATTCAGGAATTATATGGTTTTAAATTTGCGAGTGTAAAAATACGCATGATCGATTATCCTAATCAAAAACCCTTAGAAACCGTTTTGTTGCTGGATACCATTTCCAGCGAATCTGCCTCAATGACCTACGAAGAATCCAACCGATTGTACGAAGAGGTTATGAAGGACTACGAATCTGAAACTACCAAATATAAAAAATTCCAGAAAGTAAAAGCTAACGTCTATTTTAATGCGCTACAAGTCAAATTTTCTTACGCCATAACCTGTCACAAATCCCAAGGAGGACAGTGGAATACGGTTTTTATAGAGCAACCCTATTTGCCCAATGGTATAGATCGGGACTACATCCGATGGTTGTATACCGCCATGACCCGTGCCAAGAGCAAACTGTATTTAATTGGATTTAAAGAGGATAGCTTTTTGGAATAA
- a CDS encoding alpha/beta hydrolase — MTTKNTNTTNYTADILGSGFEKLTLLFPDDYEGKVHATLVRRKSNLQTTKAILYIHGFNDYFFQQQMALKFNEQGYHFYALDLRKYGRSLLPHQKLNNVRSLSEYNAEIDTALQIIQSENNQQLILKGHSTGGLIITNYAINHPNSILFDALICNSPFYEFNLNYIERKIGIPLLSFLGKYFPNIAVDAGLSNLYGYSLHQKKHGEWIYSLAWKPHAIPKVNLGFLRAIHLAQNNIQNHPKLGVPMLVLYSSRSIFEKKWSENFLKSDAVLNVKHIEKYAKQINGNVATCEIQNALHDVLLSAKPVRENAYQKIAAWLETLPNTTPKTQ; from the coding sequence ATGACCACTAAAAACACCAATACTACCAACTACACTGCGGATATCTTGGGTTCAGGTTTTGAAAAATTAACGCTACTATTTCCAGACGATTATGAGGGCAAAGTACACGCCACGCTAGTTAGACGCAAGAGTAACTTGCAAACTACCAAAGCAATATTGTACATCCATGGGTTTAATGATTATTTCTTTCAACAACAAATGGCCTTAAAATTCAATGAACAGGGCTATCATTTTTATGCTCTAGATTTAAGAAAATATGGCCGTTCTTTGTTGCCGCATCAAAAACTCAATAACGTGCGTTCTCTCTCAGAATATAATGCCGAGATAGATACTGCCTTACAAATTATCCAATCCGAGAACAACCAACAACTTATCCTAAAAGGCCATTCTACCGGCGGTCTCATAATAACCAATTATGCTATAAACCATCCAAATAGCATTTTGTTTGATGCCTTGATATGTAACAGTCCATTTTATGAATTTAATTTAAATTACATAGAACGAAAAATAGGCATTCCGTTGCTATCCTTTTTGGGCAAGTATTTTCCGAATATTGCAGTAGATGCAGGTTTATCTAATTTGTATGGCTATAGTTTACACCAAAAAAAGCATGGCGAATGGATCTATTCTCTCGCTTGGAAACCTCATGCTATTCCAAAAGTCAATTTAGGTTTTTTGAGAGCCATACATCTAGCCCAAAACAACATCCAAAACCACCCTAAATTAGGGGTTCCTATGTTGGTTCTGTACAGCAGCCGTTCTATTTTTGAAAAAAAATGGTCCGAAAATTTCTTGAAAAGCGATGCCGTTCTAAACGTGAAACATATTGAAAAATACGCCAAGCAAATTAACGGAAACGTTGCCACTTGTGAGATACAAAATGCCTTACATGATGTACTATTGTCTGCTAAACCAGTACGAGAAAACGCCTACCAAAAAATAGCTGCTTGGTTAGAAACACTACCCAATACAACTCCAAAGACCCAGTAG